In Ptychodera flava strain L36383 chromosome 17, AS_Pfla_20210202, whole genome shotgun sequence, one genomic interval encodes:
- the LOC139115634 gene encoding mRNA turnover protein 4 homolog, which translates to MPKSKRDRRVALTNTRKKGLESKQKLVEEIQSCVDSYARIFLFSVQDMRNNKLKDVRNHWKHSRFFLGKNKVMSFALGRRPENEYRDNLHKLSAKLVGNVGLLFTNQSKDEVLQWFGDFSEEDYARSGNKAAVTVALDEGPLEQFPFSMEPHLRQLGLPTTLKKGIVHLLSDYKVCNAGDTLTPEQARILKLLGHQMAEFHIAIDSMWSNDGTFEVLKKDGNTKVKVTAGDGKQSDGEDDEIDDEDQ; encoded by the exons ATGCCCAAATCCAAGAGGGACAGACGAG TTGCTTTGACGAATACCCGGAAGAAGGGTCTGGAAAGTAAACAGAAGTTGGTGGAAGAG ATCCAAAGCTGTGTGGATAGCTATGCCAGGATATTTCTTTTCTCAGTCCAGGACATGAGAAATAATAAACTGAAAGATGTAAGGAATCATTGGAAACATAGCAG GTTTTTcctgggaaaaaataaagtcatGTCTTTTGCTCTGGGAAGGAGACCAGAAAATGAGTACAGAGACAATTTACACAAGTTGAGTGCAAAGCTGGTAGGAAATGTTGgccttttatttacaaatcaaagCAAGGATGAAGTCTTACA GTGGTTTGGAGACTTTTCAGAGGAAGACTACGCTAGATCAGGAAACAAAGCGGCAGTCACAGTGGCTCTGGATGAGGGGCCACTTGAACAGTTCCCATTTTCAATGGAACCACATCTTCGACAGCTGGGACTGCCAACTACATTGAAGAAAG GAATTGTACACCTGCTCTCAGATTATAAAGTTTGTAATGCGGGGGACACTTTAACACCAGAACAGGCAAGAATATTG AAACTTCTAGGCCACCAGATGGCAGAGTTTCACATAGCGATAGATAGTATGTGGTCAAATGATGGAACATTTGAAGTGCTGAAGAAGGACGGAAACACAAAAGTTAAAGTAACGGCGGGCGATGGAAAACAAAGTGACGGGGAAGATGATGAAATTGATGATGAGGATcaataa
- the LOC139115633 gene encoding 14-3-3 protein zeta-like isoform X2, translating into MEKDDLVHRAKLAEQAERYDDMAAAMKEVTETEQELSNEERNLLSVAYKNVVGARRSSWRVITSIEQKTCDSVGGTEKKQGMAKHYREKVEKELRDICNDVLLLLDKYLISKASTPDSKVFYLKMKGDYYRYLAEVAGPEKQSIVTDSQNAYSEAFEVSQAKMQPTHPIRLGLALNFSVFYYEILNSPQKACELAKKVSSNNSL; encoded by the exons ATGGAAAAAGACGACTTGGTGCACCGGGCAAAGTTAGCTGAACAAGCCGAGCGATATGATGACATGGCCGCGGCGATGAAAGAGGTGACAGAGACGGAACAAGAGCTCAGTAACGAAGAGCGCAACTTGCTGTCAGTTGCCTACAAAAATGTGGTCGGAGCAAGGCGTTCCTCATGGAGGGTCATTACCAGCATCGAGCAGAAGACATGTGATTCGGTTGGTGGTACCGAAAAGAAACAAGGAATGGCAAAACATTACAGGGAGAAGGTAGAGAAGGAACTACGAGACATCTGTAATGATGTCCTG TTGCTGCTCGATAAATATCTTATTTCCAAGGCGTCTACACCAGATAGCAAAGTATTTTATTTAAAGATGAAAGGAGATTATTACCGATATTTAGCTGAAGTTGCCGGACCAGAGAAGCAAT CAATTGTTACCGATTCACAAAATGCTTACTCAGAAGCATTTGAAGTTAGTCAGGCAAAAATGCAGCCAACACATCCAATTCGTCTCGGTTTGGCACTGAACTTCTCAGTATTTTATTATGAAATTCTTAATTCTCCACAAAAAGCCTGTGAACTTGCGAAAAAGGTTAGTAGCAATAACTCCTTATAA
- the LOC139115633 gene encoding 14-3-3 protein zeta-like isoform X1 produces the protein MEKDDLVHRAKLAEQAERYDDMAAAMKEVTETEQELSNEERNLLSVAYKNVVGARRSSWRVITSIEQKTCDSVGGTEKKQGMAKHYREKVEKELRDICNDVLLLLDKYLISKASTPDSKVFYLKMKGDYYRYLAEVAGPEKQSIVTYSQNAYSEAFEVSKAKMQPTHPIRLGLALNFSVFYYEILNAPEKACELAKKAFDDAIAELDTLNEDSYKDSTLIMQLLRDNLTLWTSDSGEGDEGGEGGDN, from the exons ATGGAAAAAGACGACTTGGTGCACCGGGCAAAGTTAGCTGAACAAGCCGAGCGATATGATGACATGGCCGCGGCGATGAAAGAGGTGACAGAGACGGAACAAGAGCTCAGTAACGAAGAGCGCAACTTGCTGTCAGTTGCCTACAAAAATGTGGTCGGAGCAAGGCGTTCCTCATGGAGGGTCATTACCAGCATCGAGCAGAAGACATGTGATTCGGTTGGTGGTACCGAAAAGAAACAAGGAATGGCAAAACATTACAGGGAGAAGGTAGAGAAGGAACTACGAGACATCTGTAATGATGTCCTG TTGCTGCTCGATAAATATCTTATTTCCAAGGCGTCTACACCAGATAGCAAAGTATTTTATTTAAAGATGAAAGGAGATTATTACCGATATTTAGCTGAAGTTGCCGGACCAGAGAAGCAAT CAATTGTTACCTATTCACAAAATGCATACTCAGAAGCATTTGAAGTTAGTAAGGCAAAAATGCAGCCAACACATCCAATTCGTCTTGGTTTGGCACTGAACTTCTCAGTATTTTATTATGAAATTCTTAACGCTCCTGAAAAAGCTTGTGAACTTGCGAAAAAG GCATTTGACGATGCAATTGCGGAATTGGACACACTGAATGAAGACTCATACAAAGACAGCACCCTCATAATGCAGCTGCTTAGAGATAATTTGACT